The Microbacterium phyllosphaerae region AAACGGGCGATCTCGTAGTTGTAGTTGGCGAGCATGATGTCGGGCGGGTTTCCCCGCACGAAGCTGGCCGAGACGACGTCGACACCCGAGGTGTCGATCTCGACGCGGACCTTGTCCTGAGAAGCGTTGTACTGCGCGACGAGTTCGGTCATGAACTCGATCGCCTCCCGCTTGCTGAACGTGAAGCGGATCGTCTCGGGTCCGCCGGCCGTCGAGCAGCCGGTGAGGGCGGCCCCGACCAGGGCGAGAGCGGCCGCACCGGCGACGATCTGCGCCGGGCGTGGAGGTTTCGGAGACACCGTTGTCCTTTCGTCCTGTAGATCCGCAGACTAAATCTAGTGAGCGAATTTACTTCGATGAAGGGTACTGTCTCATGTGAACGAGAGTGAGGTCAAGACCCATGACCGAAGTATCCGCAGGTCTGGGCACCGGACGAGCCAGCGTCGGCGCCATCCTCGACTTCGCATGGGCCGCCGGCGAGTTCACCGCGACCGAGGCGATGGCGACCACCACGCTGACCCGCTCCACCGCGATCGATGCGATCGACACCCTCGTCAGCGCCGCGGTGCTGCGGGAGCTCCCGAACGCCAGGGTCGCCGGAAGCTACCGCGCGGGGCGGCCCGCTCGACGCTTCGTGCTGGCATCCGATCTCGGCGTCGTCGTCGGGGTGGATGCCGGAGACACCCACCTCGCGGTCACGATCTCCGACCCGCTCGAGCGGACGCTCGTGCATCACCGCACCGACCTCGACTCCGGTCAGTCTGCGGCGCAGCGGCGCGCGACGATCCTCGGGCAGATGCAGCTCGCGCTCGATGAGGCGGGGGTCGAGCGCACCGAGATCCTCGCGATCTGCGTCGGCGTCGCCGCTCCCGTGAACAGGGCCGGCATCTCGCCGCCGCATCCCGACGGCTTCTGGGAACGCACCAACCCGGGGCTCGCCGAGGCGCTGGCCGACTGGGCGCCGGTGGTCGAGATCAAGAACGACGCACAGCTGGCCGCGATCGCCGAGGGCTCGGCAGGGGCCGCCGTCGGATGCCGTGACTACGTCGCCCTGCTCGCGAGCGAACGGTTCGGCGGCGGAGTCGTCGTCGACGGCCATGTGCTGCACGGTGCGCACGGCGGCGTCGGCGAGGGCGTCGTGTTCGACCACATCGTCGGCGTGGGGTCGGCCTTCGGCCTGCGCTATGCACTGCAGGACCAGGTGCGCGCGGGCGTCGAGAGCGGCGAGATCTCTCGCGAGTCGGCGATCGGGCGGCTCGCGGGTGAGGATCGCATCGACCCGCGTGTCGTGCTCACCGCCGCGGCCTCGGGCGATGCCGATGCGCTGCTCGCGACATCCCGGGTCGGCGCGACGCTCGCCCGTGTGGTCGGCGTTCTGGGCAGCATGTACGACCCGGCGCGCGTGATCGTCTGCGGCGGGGTCGCCGAGAGCATCGCCCCCGTGCTCACGGCCGCGCGCGAGGTGCTTCCGGCCCAGCTGCACCTGCCGGCGCCCGAGATCCTCGCCTCGACGCTCGGCGCCGAGGTCGTGTCGATCGGTGCCGTCGCCACGGCTCGGATGGCGGCGCGCGAGGTGGCGGTGCCGCTGCTCGCGGAACGGCGCCTCAGCGCAGTGAGCTGAGCGCGTGCGAGAGCCAGATCCGCGGCCGTCTCCCTCCTCGATCGAGCTGCTGCTGGATCCCGCCGCCGACGCAGCCGTCCGGGCCGAATGGGATGCTCTCGCCGCGCGCGGCCTGTCGAGCCTGGCGGGGCACACGTCGACGAGCAACCGCCCTCACATCACGCTGGTCGCGCGCGTCGACTTGCCGACTGTTGGCTCGGACGTCCTCGCCGGCATCCCGTCGTTCCCGATCACGCTGAGCGCTCCCCTGCTCTTCGGAACCGGCGAGCGGCGCGTCCTGGCGCGGAGCATCGTGCCCACCTCCGAACTGATCAGCCTCCGCGAGATGATCCTGACCGCCGTCGGGCCGGGCGAGGATGCCCCGCACACCGCACCGGGCGAGTGGATGCCGCATGTCGCCCTCGCGCGCCGGTTGCGCGTCGCCGACCTCGCGCAGGCGCTGGATCTCGTCGGCGGCGACGTCCACGCTCACGCGCGCAGCGTGCGGCACTGGGACCCCGCCACCGCGGAGATCACGACACTCGCTGAGTTGCCGCGGTCGTAGTCATCTCCGGTCGGCGCCCGTCGGAGAACAGAGGCGATCAGCGCGCACATCCGGGGTGTCGGCAAAGGGCGCGCCGGCATCCGCTCGATCTGTCTCCGTTCCCCCTGCCCTCACGGTTGCTGCACGCGTGCGGCGACGACCTGCAGCGATCTCAGCACCCGCCGCACCGACGTGTAGGCGAGCGCGTCTGGCCTCGCGAGCACGTCGAGGTGACGCACGAGTTCGATGCCGCCCAGCGGCCGCAGCACGAGCCCGTCGACCGCCAGAGACGAGGCGGTCGTGCGGGGCATGACGGCGATCGCCGCCCCGGCCCGCACGACCTCCGCCGTCACCGAGAACTCGTTGATGCGGTGTGCGATGCGAAAGGGCC contains the following coding sequences:
- a CDS encoding ROK family protein, with amino-acid sequence MTEVSAGLGTGRASVGAILDFAWAAGEFTATEAMATTTLTRSTAIDAIDTLVSAAVLRELPNARVAGSYRAGRPARRFVLASDLGVVVGVDAGDTHLAVTISDPLERTLVHHRTDLDSGQSAAQRRATILGQMQLALDEAGVERTEILAICVGVAAPVNRAGISPPHPDGFWERTNPGLAEALADWAPVVEIKNDAQLAAIAEGSAGAAVGCRDYVALLASERFGGGVVVDGHVLHGAHGGVGEGVVFDHIVGVGSAFGLRYALQDQVRAGVESGEISRESAIGRLAGEDRIDPRVVLTAAASGDADALLATSRVGATLARVVGVLGSMYDPARVIVCGGVAESIAPVLTAAREVLPAQLHLPAPEILASTLGAEVVSIGAVATARMAAREVAVPLLAERRLSAVS
- a CDS encoding 2'-5' RNA ligase family protein, coding for MREPDPRPSPSSIELLLDPAADAAVRAEWDALAARGLSSLAGHTSTSNRPHITLVARVDLPTVGSDVLAGIPSFPITLSAPLLFGTGERRVLARSIVPTSELISLREMILTAVGPGEDAPHTAPGEWMPHVALARRLRVADLAQALDLVGGDVHAHARSVRHWDPATAEITTLAELPRS